In Parasegetibacter sp. NRK P23, a single genomic region encodes these proteins:
- a CDS encoding RagB/SusD family nutrient uptake outer membrane protein, with protein MKRLTNITSLAIAGMLLLVSCKKYLDITPDNVATLNSSFTNANETQAYLFGCYSPLQSLADVRRNPGFTSSGEVIFPINLQDQTTLGGAGGDAGFNVMRGLQNSTNPLLNYWDGYNMGLNLWQAIRMCNTFLDNVHIPRDLPEYQRKRWAAEARFLKAYYHYWLIRMYGPIPIADVAIPVNAPAEVVRQKQQTLDSCFNYVVKQLDSAITDLPPTIQNAAAEAGRISGTIALAVKAEVLTTQASPLFNGNPDYASFKGKDGENLFPLTYDENKWRRAAEACRIAIAAAEQAGHDLYQLRTTGNIVHISDETRRLLTLQGAFVDSWNAEQVWTLNPGFGWQYMASPRVTAEAAANVFAVYSNFSVPVGQSEIFYSANGVPISEDKNWDYANRYKTQPGDEAHAFYLKKGYTTAIGNFKREPRYYSSVSFDGGIWFGSGTTDDRVANHINAVNGPAAPPDRLRYNATGYWAKKLVPYQTTFGQNSVQQNYSWPFMRLSGLWLLYAECLNEANGPGSEVYELINRVRTRAGLPGVVEAWQQYSRNPTKPSSKEGLRQIIHQERRIELAFEGQAGWDLRRWKELQQVLAAPIQGWSVFNRTTQGYYQLSTVYQPVFARRDYLFPIQDYDLLTNPNLVQTLYW; from the coding sequence ATGAAACGATTGACCAATATAACTTCCCTCGCCATAGCCGGCATGTTGTTGCTGGTGTCCTGCAAAAAATACCTGGACATTACACCAGACAATGTGGCCACACTGAACAGTTCGTTCACCAATGCCAATGAAACGCAGGCTTATCTCTTCGGTTGTTATTCCCCGCTACAATCCCTGGCCGATGTAAGGAGGAACCCGGGTTTCACCAGTTCCGGCGAAGTCATCTTCCCCATCAACCTTCAGGACCAGACAACATTGGGCGGAGCGGGCGGCGACGCGGGTTTCAACGTAATGCGCGGCCTTCAGAACAGCACGAACCCCCTCCTGAACTATTGGGACGGTTACAACATGGGCCTCAACCTATGGCAGGCCATCCGCATGTGCAATACTTTTCTGGACAATGTTCACATTCCGCGCGATCTCCCCGAGTACCAGCGGAAAAGATGGGCGGCCGAAGCCAGGTTCCTCAAAGCATACTACCATTACTGGCTGATCAGGATGTATGGTCCTATTCCCATTGCGGATGTGGCCATCCCCGTGAACGCCCCGGCGGAAGTGGTGCGCCAGAAACAACAAACACTCGATTCCTGTTTTAACTATGTGGTGAAACAACTGGATTCCGCGATCACGGACCTGCCACCCACCATACAGAACGCCGCTGCCGAAGCGGGCCGCATCTCCGGCACCATCGCGCTGGCGGTAAAGGCCGAAGTGCTCACCACACAGGCCAGCCCCCTGTTCAACGGTAACCCCGATTATGCCTCCTTCAAAGGCAAGGACGGAGAAAATCTTTTCCCCCTTACTTACGATGAAAACAAATGGCGCCGCGCAGCTGAGGCCTGCCGCATAGCGATAGCCGCCGCTGAACAGGCAGGACACGATCTCTACCAACTCAGGACCACAGGCAATATTGTTCATATCTCTGATGAGACCCGTCGCCTGCTGACCCTGCAAGGTGCTTTCGTGGACAGTTGGAACGCAGAACAGGTTTGGACACTCAACCCCGGCTTCGGCTGGCAATACATGGCTTCTCCCAGGGTGACGGCAGAGGCAGCCGCCAATGTGTTCGCCGTGTACTCGAACTTCTCGGTACCCGTGGGCCAGTCCGAAATATTCTATTCCGCCAACGGCGTACCCATCAGTGAAGACAAGAACTGGGACTATGCCAACAGGTATAAAACCCAACCCGGAGACGAGGCGCACGCTTTCTACCTCAAAAAAGGATACACTACCGCGATCGGTAATTTTAAACGTGAACCGCGTTATTATTCCAGCGTTTCCTTCGATGGTGGCATCTGGTTCGGTTCAGGTACCACAGATGACCGTGTCGCCAACCACATCAACGCGGTAAACGGCCCCGCGGCACCGCCCGACAGGTTGCGTTACAATGCGACCGGCTACTGGGCCAAAAAACTGGTGCCTTACCAAACCACTTTCGGGCAAAACAGCGTGCAGCAAAACTATTCCTGGCCCTTTATGCGTCTTTCAGGATTGTGGCTGCTGTACGCGGAATGTTTGAACGAAGCGAATGGCCCGGGATCTGAAGTATATGAACTTATTAACAGGGTAAGAACCCGTGCCGGATTGCCCGGCGTAGTGGAAGCGTGGCAACAGTATTCCCGCAACCCTACCAAGCCTTCCTCCAAAGAAGGACTCCGGCAGATCATTCACCAGGAGCGGAGGATAGAACTGGCTTTCGAAGGACAGGCAGGATGGGACCTCCGCCGCTGGAAAGAACTGCAACAGGTACTTGCGGCACCCATCCAGGGCTGGAGCGTATTCAACAGAACAACACAGGGC
- a CDS encoding TonB-dependent receptor, whose amino-acid sequence MIRRFACCMWRITAHSSRSFHFLFSLTFIAMLFMAGDVVAQTPSRITITGTVKDTSGRVLEGASVVTNTKNALSTATDRNGKFVLEVPVGTEFRVSFVGFLEQSFEATALRREFTIVLHESSAAGEEIVVTAFGKKQRREAVVGSVSSVNPDDLKIPASNLTNALAGQVAGVIAFQRIGQPGADNSQFFIRGVTTLGYSASPLILVDNIELTANDLARLQVDDIASFSILKDASAAALYGARGANGVILVTTKEGKSGKAKINFRIENSSSRPTKNLELADPITFMNAFNEAVTTRDPLATPFFTPNEIINTRATLNKEPGHNPYVYPAVDWMDVLFKDKTTTRRANFSVSGGTDVTKYYFAGSYSRDNGIMEVNPVNNFNTGMKFENYQLRSNINVKVTKTTEAVVRLWGNFNDYTGPITSHESGIATDLYNQALHTSPVAFPAFYLPDSATMLNKHILFGNSLRSGNLLRNPYASLMYGYKNFSESRISAQFELNQDFNFITKGLSFRGIFSTNRYSYFDISRNYLPFYYSWNTYDPASNEYTLRWLNDQPGQAQEFLGYNEGQKNIFSYVYLQGALDYNRDFGMHNLSGALIGTRQQTLYGNAGSLLNSLPFRNLGLSGRVSYSYDSRYFVEGNFGYNGSERFAPDNRWGFFPTIGAGWVISNEKFWGGKIADYITRLKLRGSYGLVGNDNIGSQRFFYLSSVRPRGGPQAWFGTNNSVTMNGTAIDAYPNPDVTWETGRKSNLALELTIAKNLNITAEIYKEHRYNILIPRGYIPVTVGIETSAANSLQANLGEMDSKGLDLNLNYKKTFSKNLWASVMGNLTVTSSKIVSFEEPEYNYDYRFITGRPGAQPFGYIAERLFVDDKEALNAPTQLFGDGFRPMGGDIKYRDINEDGVINQDDQVPIGLPTTPEIIYGFGFSLGYKNFDLNAFFQGLARESFFIDAQNTAPFVNNAQLLKAYAENHWSEENQNLYALWPRLSPNHIANNTQRSTWWMRDGSFMRLKSVEAGYTLPKRWSGTLHAENIRIYFSGLNLLTFSKFKMWDPEQAGDGFAYPIQKVVNLGVNINF is encoded by the coding sequence ATGATCAGGAGATTTGCTTGCTGCATGTGGCGGATTACCGCCCATTCTTCCCGTTCGTTCCATTTTTTATTTTCCCTCACCTTTATTGCAATGTTGTTTATGGCCGGTGATGTGGTAGCGCAAACGCCTTCACGCATCACCATTACCGGTACCGTGAAAGATACTTCCGGCCGGGTATTGGAGGGGGCCAGCGTGGTGACCAACACAAAGAACGCATTGTCCACGGCTACCGACAGGAATGGTAAATTCGTGCTGGAAGTGCCTGTTGGAACTGAATTCAGGGTATCTTTCGTGGGATTCCTGGAGCAATCTTTCGAGGCCACCGCGTTGCGAAGGGAGTTCACCATTGTTTTACACGAGTCTTCTGCCGCAGGCGAAGAGATTGTGGTAACGGCCTTCGGAAAGAAGCAGCGCCGGGAAGCCGTGGTAGGCTCCGTTTCCAGCGTGAACCCCGATGATCTCAAGATTCCCGCGAGTAACCTTACCAACGCGCTGGCGGGGCAGGTGGCCGGGGTAATCGCGTTCCAGCGGATCGGCCAACCGGGTGCAGACAATTCTCAGTTCTTTATCAGGGGCGTTACTACGCTGGGGTACAGCGCCAGTCCGTTGATTCTTGTAGATAACATTGAACTGACCGCGAATGACCTCGCGCGTTTGCAGGTGGACGATATTGCCAGCTTTTCTATTCTGAAAGATGCCAGCGCCGCTGCACTGTATGGCGCGCGTGGCGCGAATGGCGTGATCCTGGTGACCACCAAAGAAGGTAAATCCGGAAAGGCGAAGATCAATTTCCGCATTGAGAACTCATCTTCCCGTCCAACTAAAAACCTGGAGCTGGCCGATCCCATCACGTTTATGAACGCGTTCAACGAGGCCGTGACCACGCGCGATCCACTCGCTACACCATTCTTTACGCCAAACGAAATTATCAATACCAGGGCCACCCTGAACAAGGAGCCTGGTCATAACCCCTACGTATATCCCGCGGTGGATTGGATGGATGTTTTGTTCAAAGACAAAACCACCACGCGCAGGGCAAACTTCAGTGTATCCGGCGGTACGGATGTTACCAAATATTATTTCGCGGGAAGCTATTCGCGTGATAACGGTATCATGGAAGTGAACCCGGTGAACAACTTTAATACCGGCATGAAGTTCGAAAACTACCAACTCCGTTCCAATATCAACGTTAAGGTGACCAAAACCACGGAAGCGGTAGTGCGGCTATGGGGAAATTTCAACGATTACACCGGGCCTATTACAAGTCATGAATCAGGTATCGCCACCGATCTGTATAACCAGGCGCTGCATACCAGTCCTGTGGCTTTCCCCGCATTCTATCTGCCGGACAGCGCCACGATGCTCAATAAGCACATTTTGTTCGGTAATTCATTGCGTTCCGGTAACCTGCTCCGTAACCCGTATGCCTCGTTGATGTACGGATACAAGAATTTCTCCGAATCGCGTATTTCCGCGCAGTTTGAACTGAACCAGGATTTTAATTTTATCACCAAAGGGTTATCGTTCAGAGGAATTTTCAGCACCAACCGATATTCTTATTTTGACATCAGCAGGAACTACCTTCCTTTCTATTATTCCTGGAATACCTACGATCCGGCTTCTAACGAATATACCCTGCGTTGGCTGAACGATCAGCCCGGCCAGGCACAGGAGTTTCTCGGCTACAATGAAGGGCAGAAAAACATTTTCAGCTATGTCTACCTCCAGGGAGCACTGGACTATAACCGTGATTTCGGGATGCACAACCTGAGTGGTGCGCTCATCGGTACACGGCAACAAACCTTATACGGCAACGCGGGTAGCTTGCTGAACTCGCTTCCTTTCAGGAACCTCGGCCTTTCGGGAAGGGTATCTTATTCTTACGACAGCCGCTACTTTGTGGAAGGAAACTTCGGTTACAATGGCTCTGAACGTTTTGCGCCCGATAACCGTTGGGGTTTCTTCCCCACGATTGGTGCGGGCTGGGTGATTTCCAACGAAAAGTTCTGGGGCGGAAAAATCGCCGATTATATTACCCGGCTTAAACTGCGCGGGAGTTATGGTCTCGTAGGGAACGACAACATCGGCAGCCAGCGTTTCTTCTACCTGTCCAGTGTGCGCCCCCGTGGCGGACCGCAGGCCTGGTTCGGTACCAACAACAGTGTAACCATGAATGGTACCGCCATTGATGCTTATCCCAACCCCGATGTTACCTGGGAAACAGGAAGAAAATCGAACCTCGCCCTGGAACTCACCATCGCGAAAAACCTGAATATTACCGCCGAAATTTACAAGGAACACCGTTACAATATTCTTATTCCGCGTGGATACATTCCCGTTACCGTTGGTATCGAAACTTCAGCGGCCAACAGCCTGCAGGCCAATCTGGGAGAAATGGATTCCAAAGGGCTGGACCTTAACCTGAACTACAAGAAAACCTTCTCTAAAAACTTATGGGCCTCCGTAATGGGGAACCTCACGGTAACCTCCAGCAAGATCGTTAGCTTTGAAGAACCCGAATACAACTACGATTACCGCTTCATTACAGGACGCCCGGGCGCACAACCTTTCGGCTACATCGCAGAAAGACTGTTCGTGGACGATAAAGAAGCGCTGAACGCGCCCACGCAGCTTTTCGGGGACGGTTTCAGACCGATGGGCGGAGATATTAAATACAGGGATATCAACGAAGACGGCGTAATCAACCAGGACGATCAGGTGCCCATCGGATTACCTACCACACCTGAAATCATCTATGGATTCGGGTTCTCGCTTGGTTATAAAAATTTCGACCTCAACGCTTTCTTCCAGGGCCTCGCCAGGGAATCTTTCTTCATTGACGCGCAGAATACCGCTCCCTTCGTGAACAATGCCCAGTTGCTGAAAGCCTATGCGGAGAACCACTGGTCGGAAGAAAACCAGAACCTCTATGCACTGTGGCCGCGCCTCTCGCCGAACCATATCGCCAACAATACCCAGCGCAGTACCTGGTGGATGCGGGATGGCAGTTTCATGCGGTTGAAATCGGTGGAAGCGGGATACACCCTTCCGAAAAGATGGTCCGGTACACTGCACGCGGAGAACATCCGCATCTACTTCAGCGGACTGAACCTGCTCACCTTCAGTAAGTTCAAAATGTGGGATCCGGAACAGGCGGGTGACGGTTTCGCCTACCCGATACAGAAAGTAGTGAACCTGGGTGTGAATATTAATTTCTAA
- a CDS encoding alpha-galactosidase, with protein MKNIFCAWRCAPPLLILCTLLMAAPAEAKDIRKDSVLTMPFGKNSYIRYALERGIYDVYVNGKLKVRNVHAQYSGPDSGDSRTLVFNDCAITPLKDAFGKGKLFVVNRGSGKNMMQQLFYVYPGKDYFFVQVNKRALNAGVNYSAPFSGATVIAPQGEDRRGLFVPFDNDMWVRYNACTLEGADYTSSEATALYSNGSREGMVIGSIEHEVWKSGVQVKHLSGNEVAVTAFGGYTDSITTHDRNPHGIVGAKDSVARSPKIMVGFFSDWREGMETYARLNRLAEPPVVFKWKKATPMGWNSWGAIQSNISLDNAKKVVDFFADSCKTFRNADSTLYIDIDSYWDNLTGGMTGDFSALAAFSAYCKQKGLQPGIYWAPFADWSKTPRKMEAGPYRYEETWLKAKGAPMDIDGARAMDPTHPGTQQRMAYLLNRFKEAGFTMIKVDFLGHGALEADRFADPAVTTGMQAYKVGMAFMDSVLDGAMLLYAAISPNMATARYVHMRRVGCDAFSAIDNTEYTLNSTGYGWWQSSLYDFIDGDHVVFGKEKEGANRARLASAIVTGTLITGDDFSQQGPWTSIAKNLLQQKDLLRIMKDGKSFRPIESNTGNKGVELFVKKQGRDTYIAAFNFGKEEKTFRFSPERIGLKRGSRLVLQSLFSEALVPFSSEISFDVLPEDAAIYQIIQRN; from the coding sequence ATGAAGAACATTTTTTGTGCGTGGCGATGTGCGCCTCCATTGTTGATCCTTTGCACATTGCTGATGGCCGCACCCGCGGAAGCAAAGGATATCCGGAAAGATTCTGTACTAACAATGCCTTTCGGAAAGAACAGTTATATCCGTTACGCGCTGGAGCGCGGTATTTATGATGTGTATGTGAACGGAAAACTGAAAGTGCGGAACGTGCATGCGCAGTATAGTGGTCCGGATAGTGGCGATAGCAGAACTCTCGTCTTTAATGACTGTGCAATCACGCCGTTGAAAGACGCTTTCGGGAAAGGAAAATTATTCGTGGTAAACCGCGGTAGCGGCAAAAACATGATGCAGCAGTTGTTCTATGTTTACCCGGGAAAAGATTATTTTTTTGTACAGGTAAACAAACGTGCTTTGAATGCCGGCGTGAACTATTCCGCACCGTTCTCCGGCGCTACCGTTATCGCACCGCAAGGCGAAGACCGCAGGGGCCTTTTCGTGCCCTTTGACAATGATATGTGGGTGCGCTACAATGCCTGTACGCTGGAGGGTGCCGATTACACAAGCAGCGAAGCAACAGCTTTGTACAGCAATGGAAGCCGGGAAGGAATGGTAATTGGTTCCATAGAACATGAGGTGTGGAAATCGGGAGTGCAGGTAAAACACCTTTCCGGAAACGAAGTTGCGGTTACCGCTTTCGGCGGCTACACGGACAGTATAACAACACACGATAGAAATCCGCATGGGATCGTTGGCGCGAAAGACAGTGTAGCTCGTTCTCCCAAAATAATGGTAGGCTTCTTTAGCGACTGGCGTGAAGGGATGGAAACCTATGCCCGACTGAACAGGTTGGCGGAGCCACCGGTTGTTTTCAAATGGAAGAAGGCAACGCCGATGGGCTGGAACAGTTGGGGCGCCATTCAAAGCAATATATCGCTGGACAATGCAAAGAAGGTGGTCGATTTTTTTGCGGACTCCTGTAAAACGTTCCGTAACGCAGACAGTACTTTATACATTGATATAGATTCTTACTGGGATAACCTCACAGGTGGCATGACTGGTGATTTCTCCGCGTTAGCGGCATTCTCCGCTTATTGCAAACAGAAAGGATTACAACCCGGTATTTACTGGGCACCGTTCGCTGACTGGAGCAAAACGCCCAGGAAGATGGAAGCAGGGCCTTACCGTTATGAAGAAACCTGGTTGAAAGCGAAAGGCGCACCGATGGATATAGATGGTGCACGGGCCATGGATCCCACGCATCCGGGTACCCAACAACGGATGGCTTATTTGCTGAACCGCTTTAAAGAAGCCGGTTTCACCATGATAAAAGTGGACTTCCTTGGCCATGGTGCACTGGAAGCCGACCGCTTCGCAGATCCGGCGGTTACAACAGGTATGCAGGCTTACAAAGTGGGTATGGCTTTTATGGACAGCGTACTGGATGGCGCCATGTTGTTGTATGCCGCCATTTCTCCCAATATGGCGACTGCCCGGTACGTGCACATGCGGCGCGTGGGCTGCGACGCGTTCAGCGCCATCGACAATACGGAATATACATTGAACAGTACAGGATACGGCTGGTGGCAGAGTAGCCTTTACGATTTTATTGACGGAGACCATGTTGTTTTCGGAAAGGAAAAGGAAGGTGCCAACCGTGCACGACTCGCTTCCGCTATTGTGACCGGAACACTGATTACCGGAGATGATTTCTCTCAACAAGGGCCATGGACCAGCATTGCAAAGAACTTACTGCAACAAAAGGATTTGCTCCGGATCATGAAAGATGGAAAGAGCTTCCGCCCGATAGAGTCCAATACGGGCAATAAAGGCGTGGAACTCTTTGTGAAAAAGCAGGGAAGAGACACCTATATCGCCGCTTTTAATTTCGGAAAGGAGGAAAAAACATTCCGTTTCTCCCCGGAAAGGATCGGGCTGAAACGGGGAAGCCGTCTTGTACTTCAATCCCTTTTTTCAGAAGCGCTTGTGCCCTTTTCAAGTGAAATATCTTTTGATGTGCTGCCCGAAGATGCCGCAATTTATCAAATCATTCAGCGGAATTGA
- a CDS encoding alpha-galactosidase → MKNLIRVLGVLLLLMKGGTTSAQQQIAIETEKISLVFTVGTNGRLYQSYLGKKLSAPSKALLSPGNGEAYVPSGGDNLFEPAVRMIHADGNPSLELVYESHAVKNEGGNTTTSIVLKDMVYPVKVVLHFSAFSKENVLKEWVEISHTEKAPVQLTHFASSMLHFKADDYWLTQFHGDWAEEMHISETKLTSGIKIIDSKLGTRANMYQTPAFALATNRPATEEEGEVLLGTLAWTGNFQFAFEVDEKQQLRIVSGMNPFASEYTLETKKNFTTPAFIFTYSDMGKGQASRNFHAWGRNHGVLNGNKERMTLLNNWEATQFDFDEKKLIALFGEAKELGVDMFLLDDGWFGNKYPRHSDNAGLGDWDANKKILTNGVSALVKGANEKGVKFGIWIEPEMVNPKSELYEKHPDWVLKLPNRKEHYFRNQLVLDLINPQVQDFVYKLVDDLLTTNPGIAYIKWDCNRMMTNTYSPFLKNKQSQVYIDYVKGFYAVMERIRKKYPALPIMLCSGGGGRTDYGALQYFTEFWPSDNTDAVERIFIQWGYSYFFPANTIAAHITSWGKQPLKFRTDVAMMGRLGYDINLAHLSETDIAFSKAAVKKYKELSPVIGQGDLFRLIAPTMDGRAALMYVDSLKQKAVLFAYTLHPRYGENWSAVKLKGLDPLKKYLVNETNIYPGANPSLSENGKTFTGEYLMENGLMVSQSNALSSAVIELTEVK, encoded by the coding sequence ATGAAAAATCTGATCAGGGTTTTAGGTGTTTTATTGTTGCTGATGAAAGGGGGAACCACTTCGGCACAACAACAGATTGCCATAGAAACGGAGAAAATAAGTCTGGTATTCACAGTGGGTACCAACGGAAGATTGTACCAGTCGTACCTGGGAAAGAAATTGTCTGCTCCTTCAAAAGCATTGCTTTCTCCCGGCAATGGCGAAGCCTATGTGCCTTCAGGTGGCGATAATCTTTTTGAACCCGCGGTAAGAATGATTCATGCCGATGGCAATCCTTCATTGGAACTGGTGTACGAATCCCATGCCGTTAAAAATGAAGGCGGGAACACAACCACGAGTATCGTGTTGAAGGATATGGTATACCCGGTGAAGGTTGTACTGCATTTCAGCGCTTTCAGCAAAGAGAATGTGCTGAAGGAATGGGTGGAGATTTCACACACAGAAAAAGCGCCTGTTCAACTCACCCATTTCGCGTCTTCCATGTTGCATTTCAAAGCGGACGATTACTGGCTCACGCAGTTCCATGGCGACTGGGCAGAGGAAATGCACATATCAGAAACAAAACTTACCAGCGGTATCAAAATCATCGACAGTAAGCTCGGTACCCGCGCCAATATGTACCAGACCCCGGCATTCGCGCTGGCTACCAACCGGCCCGCCACGGAAGAGGAAGGGGAAGTGCTGCTGGGCACACTGGCCTGGACGGGCAATTTTCAGTTCGCATTTGAAGTGGATGAAAAGCAGCAACTGCGCATAGTTTCCGGAATGAATCCTTTCGCGTCCGAATACACGCTGGAAACGAAAAAGAATTTTACCACACCCGCGTTCATCTTTACTTACAGCGATATGGGGAAAGGGCAGGCTTCCCGTAACTTCCATGCCTGGGGTAGGAATCATGGGGTGCTGAACGGCAACAAAGAAAGGATGACCCTGCTCAACAACTGGGAAGCCACACAATTCGATTTCGATGAGAAAAAACTTATCGCGCTCTTCGGTGAAGCGAAAGAACTTGGTGTAGACATGTTCCTGCTGGACGATGGCTGGTTCGGCAACAAATATCCCCGCCATAGCGACAATGCCGGTTTGGGCGATTGGGATGCCAATAAAAAAATATTGACCAATGGCGTATCAGCACTGGTAAAAGGCGCAAACGAAAAAGGCGTGAAATTCGGCATCTGGATAGAACCGGAAATGGTGAATCCGAAAAGTGAATTGTATGAAAAGCATCCGGACTGGGTACTGAAACTTCCGAACAGGAAAGAGCATTATTTCCGCAATCAACTGGTGCTGGACCTTATCAATCCACAGGTACAGGATTTCGTATACAAACTCGTGGACGACCTGCTTACTACTAATCCCGGCATCGCCTACATCAAATGGGATTGCAACCGGATGATGACCAATACTTATTCTCCGTTCCTGAAAAATAAACAGTCGCAGGTATACATCGATTACGTGAAAGGATTTTATGCTGTAATGGAAAGGATCAGGAAAAAGTATCCGGCATTGCCCATCATGTTGTGCTCCGGCGGTGGCGGCAGAACCGATTATGGTGCGCTCCAGTATTTTACTGAGTTCTGGCCCAGCGATAACACCGATGCTGTGGAACGCATCTTCATCCAGTGGGGCTACTCTTATTTCTTTCCCGCCAATACCATCGCCGCGCACATCACTTCCTGGGGCAAACAACCTTTGAAATTCAGGACCGACGTGGCTATGATGGGCCGGTTGGGCTATGACATCAACCTGGCCCACCTTTCCGAAACGGATATCGCGTTCAGCAAAGCCGCGGTGAAGAAATACAAAGAACTGAGCCCCGTAATAGGACAGGGTGATTTGTTCCGGCTGATAGCGCCAACAATGGATGGAAGGGCCGCCCTCATGTATGTTGACAGTCTGAAACAAAAGGCGGTACTCTTCGCCTATACCCTTCATCCAAGATATGGAGAGAACTGGTCCGCGGTAAAATTGAAAGGGTTGGATCCACTCAAAAAGTACCTGGTAAATGAAACCAATATTTACCCCGGCGCAAACCCTTCCCTGTCAGAAAACGGTAAAACATTTACCGGGGAATACCTGATGGAAAATGGACTGATGGTGTCGCAAAGCAATGCGCTTTCCAGCGCTGTGATCGAATTAACAGAGGTGAAATAG
- a CDS encoding solute:sodium symporter family transporter: MNQTGLIGFFLFLTLVAVISIFKTRKVKLNTTAAYFMGNRSLGFWMVGTSLFLTNISCNQFIGENEFVYTNDMSVMAWGMSSILAMLIVAEFFLPVYLKMGAVTTPDFLEQRFGKGMKRIVSLIFLASYLVSLIPTVLYGSAVALNGIFHIDTALGISYFSAIWILVVLVGIIGCCYTVLGGLRAITVSDLVQGLGMLIGGFLLLWFSLQYLGDGSVLHGIEKITGSEKEHLNAIGGANDPIPFGTLFTGMFLINLYYWGMEQYIVQQVLASKSLSQGQKGISLACVGKLISPLLLNVPGLIAVHLYPDITNTATVFPKLVSDVLPSLLTGFMAAIVFGAAISTFNAGLNSSGTLFIMNLYKPWRKAAASDKELVRTGRIFQVTITVLAMCFSPFILYFDGGFYHYIQKISSFFSVPVFTVMIIGLLTKRVPELAAKVGLVFFIVMYGISQFVVDTGLNYLHVLAILFAVSVMLMLLIGKLRPMPVAYVAKNMAVVNMRPWRARYWFFAALLVLMAGMFLLFSEYGLAA, translated from the coding sequence ATGAACCAGACCGGGCTCATAGGATTTTTTTTGTTCCTGACATTGGTTGCCGTCATTTCCATCTTCAAAACAAGGAAGGTGAAACTGAATACGACCGCAGCCTATTTTATGGGCAACCGGTCGCTGGGCTTCTGGATGGTGGGGACCTCTCTTTTTCTCACCAACATCAGTTGCAACCAGTTCATCGGCGAGAATGAATTTGTGTATACCAACGATATGTCGGTGATGGCCTGGGGCATGAGTTCCATCCTCGCGATGCTGATTGTGGCGGAGTTTTTCCTGCCGGTTTACCTGAAGATGGGTGCGGTAACCACGCCCGATTTTCTGGAACAACGTTTTGGAAAAGGCATGAAGCGCATCGTGTCCCTTATTTTCCTGGCCAGCTATCTTGTAAGTCTTATCCCTACGGTGTTGTACGGGAGCGCAGTGGCGCTGAACGGTATTTTTCATATCGACACAGCATTGGGAATCAGCTATTTTTCAGCCATCTGGATACTGGTGGTGCTGGTGGGGATTATTGGTTGTTGTTACACGGTATTGGGCGGGTTGCGCGCGATCACGGTGTCCGACCTGGTGCAGGGACTGGGTATGTTGATAGGCGGCTTCCTGCTGCTCTGGTTCAGCCTGCAATACCTCGGCGACGGTAGTGTACTTCATGGAATCGAAAAGATTACCGGTTCGGAGAAGGAACACCTCAACGCGATCGGAGGGGCGAATGATCCCATTCCGTTCGGCACGCTGTTTACGGGAATGTTCCTGATCAACCTGTATTACTGGGGTATGGAGCAATACATTGTGCAGCAGGTGCTGGCTTCGAAGAGTCTGTCGCAAGGGCAGAAAGGGATTTCCCTGGCCTGCGTGGGCAAACTGATTTCTCCTTTACTCCTCAATGTGCCGGGGTTGATCGCGGTGCATCTTTACCCCGACATCACCAATACGGCCACGGTGTTCCCAAAGCTGGTGAGTGATGTGTTGCCGTCTTTGTTAACGGGCTTCATGGCCGCGATCGTGTTCGGTGCCGCCATCAGTACTTTCAATGCGGGACTGAACAGCTCCGGGACATTGTTCATCATGAACCTGTACAAGCCCTGGCGGAAAGCCGCGGCCAGCGATAAAGAGCTGGTAAGAACGGGCCGGATTTTCCAGGTCACCATCACGGTGCTGGCGATGTGTTTTTCGCCTTTCATCCTGTATTTCGATGGAGGGTTCTACCACTATATTCAAAAAATATCCAGCTTTTTCAGTGTGCCGGTATTCACGGTAATGATCATTGGATTGTTAACCAAACGCGTGCCGGAGCTGGCGGCGAAAGTGGGACTGGTGTTCTTTATCGTGATGTATGGCATCAGTCAGTTCGTGGTGGATACCGGATTGAATTACCTGCATGTACTGGCCATTTTATTTGCGGTGTCGGTGATGTTGATGTTGCTGATCGGGAAGCTGCGACCTATGCCCGTGGCTTATGTAGCTAAAAATATGGCAGTGGTGAACATGCGCCCCTGGCGCGCGCGCTATTGGTTCTTCGCGGCCCTGCTGGTACTGATGGCTGGGATGTTCCTGCTTTTTTCTGAATACGGGCTCGCGGCATAA